GTGTATATGATCAAATGACTTTCAGCAGGAGTGctaagacaattcaatgggaGAAAGAACTGTCTCTTTAACAAATAGTGTTGGAAAAACTGTATactcacatgcaaaagaatgaaggtggATCCTTACCTAACACTGCacatgaaaattaactcaaagtggataaaAGACCTAGATATAAGATCTAAAACTCTTAGTAAAAAACATagtttcatgacattggatttggcaatgatttcttgcacatgacaccaaaagtacaggcaataaaagaaaaaatagataaattgaacttcatcaaaataaaaaaatcttttgtgcatcaaaggacactatcaacagagtaaaatgtcaacctgtggaatgggagaaaatatttgcagatcatacatctgataaggaattaatacctggaatatataaagaacccctacaactcaacaacaaaaaaccaaacaacttatttaaaaatgggcaaaggtcttgaatagacatttttccaaagaaggtatataagtggccaataagcacataaaaaatgtacaacaccactaatcattcgggaaatgcaaatcaaaaccacagtgatgtATCTCTTCATGCCCATTAggatggccattattaaaaaaacaggggatcctggctggttagctctctgATTAGAGCACGGTGCGGATCACACCAAGggccaaggtttgatccctgtacaggccaactgccaaaaaaagaagaaaaacaacagaataaaaaacagaaaataagtgtcagtgaggatgtgaagaaatgggaactcttgtgcactgctggtggaaatataattggtgcagctgctatggaaaatagtatggcagttcctcaaaaaattaaacatagaattagcacacgatccagcaattcctctgaGTGTAATCCAAGGAACTCAGAAAGACACTTGTATACACTCATTCATAGCAACATTTTTCATAGCAGTCAAAAGGTGGGTGCAACCCAAGcgcccattgatggatgaatgaacaaaatgtggtgtatgcacacaatggaatattgttcatcgttaaaaaggaagaaaattctgacacctgctacaacagggatgaatcttgaagatattatgctaagtgaaataagacagtcacaaaaggacaaatattgtatgattccacttacaggaGGCACCTCGAATGGgcaaatttagaaaaaagtagaacggtggttgccagggactgggggaggggaacggggttagtgtttaatggggacgGAGTTTCAGTTTGGcgagatgaaaagagttctggagacggAGGGTGGTGATGGATTGGGCAACAACGTGAACgttcttaatgccactgaactgcacacttaaaaatggctaaaatggtaaattttatgttgtgtatatttactgtattaaattttaagaaaacaggtccagcccgtggctcacttgggagagcgtggtgctgataacaccaagtcaagggttaagatccccttacccatcatctttaaaaaaaaaaaataaaaatttaagaaaacccattagaaaacataatataatgaaaaatagagagagagggGGTTGGAGGagtgaaaaacaaagcaaaagaaagggaGGGGCAAGTAGGACAGAGGAGCGGGAGAGAGAGGGTAAGAAGGGGCACGGGTGCAGCCCGTGGGAAGTGGCCAGGACAGCCAGCAGGAGCTGAGCTGCAGGGCGCCGATGCCAGCCCCCAGCACGTCCCTTCCTGCATCGTGAGGATGTCCCggcctttcctcttttccttctctgccaACCTGCACAGGGTCCGGGAGGTGAGGGGACCCAGCAGGAGTTTGAGAAACTTCATCTCAGAGTTTCTTTCGAATATTTGCTCTTTTCCAGTTCACCAAAGACACCGAGAAGACACCCCAGTGCATTTACAGAAAAGAGTATGTCCCCTTCCCAGGCCACAGACCGGACCAGATCTCCAGGTGGTATGGGAAGAGAAGAATTGAGGTAAGAGGGAGTGGCAGTCCCACACTCAGACCCGGGTCCCTCCCAAAGATCGGGGGATACACGCCAGCTTCTTATAGGCCCAGTACCCCAGATACGCCATCAAGACAGTAGGGCCGCACCCAGCACCAAGAGAAATGGCGAGAAAAGCCCTCTTGgcctctctcctttccctgctGCGTCGCCTCCCTGGCACTTCTCTCTGCTGATGGGAAACTTCTAACTCGCTTTCTCAGCATTAGCAATACATTGCAGGACACTTGGTGATGTAGACCTTGGGAATCCTGCTTACTGTTTGTACCCATCCCCCTCACCTCCCTCTGGCATTGTGATCTGCCTTATTTACAGAACCACTACTTGAAATACTGGGAGCAGCCAGGGTTCCCAGACCATGACAGACACAGCCCTTCCTGTCTGCTCCAGACAAGAGGACAGGCGTGGAAATCCACACCATCCTCCCTTGTAAATCAGCCCCGTTCCCCAGGATTTCCTTCCATGGCCAGGAGGATTTTCTCAGGGAAAGCACCGATTTGGGCAAACATCCCAGAGTCAGGAGAACATGGCTTTCTTCTCCCTGTAAATAACTCCCCACCAAAGAAATCACTCCCCTAGTTTCCAGCTGAGGGAGCTATAAATCTTTTGCAACACAAGGCAATTTATGGAGCGCTGTCTGATTCTTCCCACAGTAACTGATTGAAATCTCAGGCACAGATGTCAGGCTGGAAACAGGCACTTGAATGGATGAGACTCGAGAAAAACCAAAGGGTGTAATTTCAGATCACAGATAGGGGTGACACTTTCCATTCAGCTGGGTGTCCTGACTAATTGTAATGGGCTATCCTAGCTCATTCTGGGGATGGATTTTGGCGTAGGCTGGGGGCTGGACAGACAGAGAGCTGGCCGCGGCTAGCAGGGACGTGCATTTGGAGGTGGGCTGCATCTGGGTGGGAAAAACAAGTGGCCCGAGGGCTCGCTGCCAGCCCGTGGAGGCCTCGTCTCCTTCAGCACCACAGACCCCCCTGGCGGGCAGCTCCTGTCTCCATCCACGGCTGGGCGGGTGCCTTGCTCTGATCACTGTGTCTGTCCTTCCAGGGGCTCCCGTACAAACACCTGATCACCCACCACCAGGAGCCTTCACGCCGCTACCTGATCAGCGCCTACGACGACCACTACAACCGGCACAACTACAACCCGGGCCTGCCCCCGCTGCGCACCTGGAGTGGGCAGAAGCTGCTGTGGTTGCCAGAGAAGTCTGACTTCCCCCTGCTCGGTACTTTTGTAATTCAAGACTTTTCTCTGTGTTGTACAGGGCTGTGGCGTGCCTGCCTCATGCAGAAGGACCTCCACAGTTGACTCTGGCTCTGGGAGAGCAGTAGGATGAGATTATAGGAAACTGAGCTTTATTTTCCACTCAGGGCTGCCGCCTGCCCTCTCCCCTTGACACTGGGGAAAATCTTGGCTGTTTAACAATGCCCCATCTGCATACCTGTGTTTGCCTGGAGCACAGCGGGCAGGGGAAGACATCACTGCATACTCCTGTCACTCATCCACTGGATGAAAAGTGACTGAAGATTTCCCAGGTGGCATTCTCCCTTGCAGCACCTGGGGACACAGTGATGACAAACATCAAGGAATTCCTGCCCTCGGGGAATTGACATTCCAGTGAGGAGACAGATAAGATACCATTAATGAATAAGATAACTTAAGAGAGAGTAAATAAGGTAACTTCAGATGGGGAGATGTGCTACGAAAACAAATGAGTAATGAGTAGAAAGTGAGGCGGCGTATTTGTGAACCTCCTTTGGGTCACAAGTTCCTCCTTGGAAAGATGAGGGATGGTCTGTCTTGAGAAGATAGTTGAGTTGAGAAGGAGGGAGCCACGCAGGGATTTGGGAGAAGAGCATTCTAGGTGAGGGGACAGGAAATGAGAGTTGTAGGACAGGAGGGGTGGAGAACCATGTCCAGGCTCACAGGGCACAATAGGGAAGTGGGTTTTGTCCTACCCACAGTCACTGAACTTTGAAGGGGTTTATGGAGGAGAGTGCTTTGATCTGATTTATGTCTCAAGCTGCTCACACCCTAATGAGGATGCAAAACAATGTCATCTCTTTGCAGTCTTACCTGATGCAACGCAAAATAGGTCTGAGAGTCAGCTACTCATCACTGCATTTGGCAAAGTGTTGAGCATGTCACTCTCACAGCTCACATCCTCAGCCATGCCATGTGTTGACTTCTCCAAGTCCTTGGTAGCAGTGTCTAGGGTCTCCTGAGTACTCAGGGATGTCAAAGGACAAAACTACAACACATTTAGTtcaagatctcaattggctttattgtgattctggAATCAACCAGCACATCATTCCATAGAGTAAGTGTTCCAGTGAGCTCAGCACAGGAGGTTGGTCTtgtagacagaaaaggctgaagaaagcagaaacaaagaacaaaaagtggatcggtcatttcaaagttactggCCTTGTAAGGTGGGACAGGGAGatagaagaacagaaaaataactgtTATTAGGCTACTTCGGGCTATCCTTTCTCCACAAGAATTAAAGCAGAGAGCACTTCATTACCACGCCagttgaagatttaaactggcctgtttgagAAACTGACTGTTACCTGTCTCCTGATTTCTGGGAAGGTCACAACTAAGTTTAGACTTGGTGATGAAGAACTTCTGAGGAGTCAGAAGTAActcctttttgcttttttgtttggtCGTTGGGGGCCTAGGGCAGGAACTTAGTACAAAACAACgtcctcctataatttttatctaACAGGGAACAGGCCCCTCTGTGAGACTTGCAGGGGCTGGCAGAGCCAACGCTCTCCTGCAAGGCTGTCTCTTCTCTCTGGTGCCCTGCCAGCCACAGGTTCTGGTAGGGCAGCCTAGGAAAACCTGCAGGGACGCCGCCACCCATTCTCATGGCCGGTTGGGCGTGACTCCTGCTCTGAGCCCTGTTCACCCAGGCCCTGGTTTCTCTCACAGCTCCCCCTACAAACTACGGACTCTACGAGCAGCTGAAGCAGAGATGGCTCACACCCGAGGCTGGCCCGAGGGAGAGCATTTACACCTCATCCTATCCCAGGCCACCCTGGTGCGCTATGTCCCGGCGGGAGCATGCcatccctgtccctccccctcgCCTGCACCCTGCCCCACGCTTCTGAGAACTGCCACCCCACTGGCAGCTCAGGCAGAACCTACCGAGACCCACAGCATCATCGGATCTGCCAGACAGCAAGCGGCTGCACATATGCCCAGGGGATTAAATCCAGCCCATTGGAAGGGCCCCCAGAATCATGGTCTGTATTTTACGGTACCCCTCCTATCCTCCAAACCCACAGCTTCCTTTCTATTCCATTCCACAATTAAAGCTTTTTGATCCTATTGCTGTGTTGTGAGTATGCAGAAGACAGGCTTAGACTGTCAGGAAAACCCAGAAAGGTCCTTAAGTCCCACTCCCTCATCTCATGGGAGGGGAAACTTAGGCCCAGAGAGGTAATGTGACTGTCTCAGATTCTTGCAACTTGGTACATACCCTCAAGGAGTGTCTGGTCCAATGGGAGAAATGGATCTGACTACGAGACCTGTCCTGTAAACCCCACAGAATAGCTGCTCTTGGCTATGAGAAGGGCCACCAGCGAGAGCAGGCTTGGGGTAGGAGGAGCCCAACTTACCTGTCAGTGGCCAGCGGGAGAAGCCATGTGTTGGCCTTGGGGACTCAGAAGAAGCAGGACACAGATGCCACCTCCCCTCTACCCCGGAGCCCTTAAATCTGTTTATGAGTGACAGCAGAGGGGAGCCCCTTCTGATGAGTGGAGTGGGAGTGAGGGTAGATCTCCTCGCCCAGGACAGGAGTCCACTCAACTTCGGGAATGACATGGCCGTAATCCACCCTCTTTGACTTCCAGGATTGAACAGCTAGAGCCCAGCCTTTCTTGGGATGGCTTTTCTCTGTCACATGCCCCCACCCCAATTGTTTGCTCTGTATAGAGGTGGTGCTTAATAATTGTTGGCTGAGTGAATGCATGACCTGTTGTCTCCCTGGGGCTTTGCCCATTCATGGTGTCCCACTCCTGTTCTCCACTCTGAGTCCCTGTCCAGCCGAGCCTCATAAACCCCCACTCCAATGTGGACCCCCATGTCCAACTGGGCCCAGCCAATTTGGGTCTCCTACTCTGAACTCAGAGGAAAGTGCCTGTCTGGGGTTACTTCTGCCAGGTTCAGACAGGACATCACCTCTGCTCTTCATCTCTAGACCCCGCCACCTCTCCAACCAATGGTGTCAGCATGACTCTGTGGTCCTGCCAGCCCGTCTGTTGTGTTCCGCCactaaaaacaatcaaacaaaaaccaataaacaaCAGTTCTGCTttgcaataaaattaaattaattttaattttagatagcATTTTAATTTGTGGATAGAACTATTCTTCCACAAatcttttccttaatttttggcA
The sequence above is drawn from the Cynocephalus volans isolate mCynVol1 chromosome 8, mCynVol1.pri, whole genome shotgun sequence genome and encodes:
- the CFAP107 gene encoding cilia- and flagella-associated protein 107 isoform X1 yields the protein MFLTTVNPQSLSTPGWQIETKYSTRVLIANWVEERRKFTKDTEKTPQCIYRKEYVPFPGHRPDQISRWYGKRRIEGLPYKHLITHHQEPSRRYLISAYDDHYNRHNYNPGLPPLRTWSGQKLLWLPEKSDFPLLAPPTNYGLYEQLKQRWLTPEAGPRESIYTSSYPRPPWCAMSRREHAIPVPPPRLHPAPRF
- the CFAP107 gene encoding cilia- and flagella-associated protein 107 isoform X2 is translated as MFLTTVNPQSLSTPGWQIETKYSTRVLIANWVEERRKGLPYKHLITHHQEPSRRYLISAYDDHYNRHNYNPGLPPLRTWSGQKLLWLPEKSDFPLLAPPTNYGLYEQLKQRWLTPEAGPRESIYTSSYPRPPWCAMSRREHAIPVPPPRLHPAPRF